In bacterium, the DNA window AAAGAGTTCTGCTGCTGTCTGAAAGAAGATATGCTTTCAGGGGTTTATTGTAAATACCGTTTAAAACGAGCTTTCTGTTCCCCGGCCACAAGAAAATATGCAGATAGAGCCTGGCGTTATTCCCTATATGTTTTTGAGTGCACCGTCCCCATTTTAATTTTTTAAAGGGGCTGGCTTTTGTCCCGTAAATGGATTCGCCGTTTACCCGCATCCACTCACCGATTTTTTTTAATCTTATCTTTGCTTCATCAGGGAACGTACCATCTGACTTTGGCCCGACATTAAGAAGGAAATTCCCGCCCTTTGATGCTATGTCTGCAAGTTTTCGGATAAGGTCCTGAGCGGACTTCCAGTTTTTATCATGTTTGTTGTACCCCCAGTGGTCGTTCATTGTCATGCATGTTTCCCAGTCAACTCCGGGCAGGCCTGTGTCAGGAATATGCTGCTCCGGGGTACCGAAGTCTCCGGTTAATTCTTCGTTTTTCCCTGAATCTGTCATCCCTGTACGTCCCGCGCCAACGCGGTTATTTACTATTATATCAGGATCGATCTTTCTTACGAATTTTAAAAGATTCCTGCCTCTCTGTCTGTTCCATGTTTCTTCCCATTCTCCGTCAAACCAGAGAACCTCTATGGGGCCGTAATTTGTAAGTAATTCTTTCAGTTGATTCTTCATATACTTTACGTATCTGTCAAAATTTGCTCCCTGGGAATTTCTGTCTTTTTCCCACCCTCTCCTCGGCAGATAATCAGGGTTGTGCCAGTCCATAATGGAATAGTACCAGCAGATTTTGATGCCCTGTTTTTTACACGCTTCTGCCATTTCTTTCATAATATCCCTTTTAAAAGGCGTTGGCATAATATCAAAGTCTGTATATTTTGAATCAAAGAGACAGAATCCGTCATGATGTTTAGTGGTAATTACAATGTACTTCATGCCTGCATCTTTGGCCATTTTAACCCAATGTTCAGCATTAAATTTGACAGGATTGAATTCTCCGGTAAATTTATCGTAAACATCAATTGGGATATGAGCGGAATTTCGAATCCACTCTGCATACCCGGTTTCTCCTTTCCACTCTCCCGCAGGAATGGAATAGAGCCCCCAGTGAATAAACATACCGAATCTTGCATCTCTCCATTTTTCCATCCGTACATCTTTTGTTACTTCTTTATTTCGGCATCCCGAAATAAAAAGAACGGCAGAAACTAATAAAATATTCAGCAGCACTTTTTCGTATAATTTCATGATAGTATTCCTGTGATTGTTTGAATTATGCCTGATGCTGTTAAGTTTGGAAAAATTTTTAAAAAATACAAGGGAAGAATATTTGCCTGTACTAGAAAATTTATGGAAATATTGTTAGCAGAAGTTTGTTGAGTATTGTCATGTTTGGCACATTTCCGTGTAAGGGCACATTGCAATGTGCCCTTACTACTACGTATTTTTACCACACACTCTTAACCTCTTTATTCCCGCATCTATAACAAGATTAAAAAAAACTAAAATCCTCTTGACTTATTAATGTAAAATTAATACTTTCCATTTACGGGGAGGGGCATTACAATAAAGTGTCAACTTGCAGGAAAAGAAAGAGACCTCTCTGTTTATATTTATGATATAAAAGGCAGGTGTGTTTGCTGTCCTTAATCAGAACGAAGAATCGGAAGGGATACACACAGTTATCTGGGATGGTACTGACCAGCGGTATCTATATCTGCTGTCTTAAAAACAAAAGAGGCGCTTTGCTTAAAGCTGTTAAAATGTCTGTTGTGAGGTAAATATTGATATTATTATTTTGAATAATCCGAAACAAGATTTTTAATATCTTCTTCCAATTTCATAATTTCTTCTGTAGCGGTTTTCCATACAACTTCCATATCCACGCCAAAATAATCATGAATTAATTTATCTCTCATTCCGGCAATTAAACGCCACGGAATCCATGAGTAATTATTTCTTATATCTTTTGGTATTTTTTTGGCAGACTCGCCGATGATCTCCAATGCACGTATTGTTGCATACTGTGTTTTTTTATCTTCTCTGAATGTTTTATAATCCATATTATTGAGAAACAATCTGATATCTGTGATTGAAATCAGAATATCATTCAAGTAATCAACAATTATTCTATCTTTATTTTTCATGACACAGGCAGGGCTTCGGATAATATTTTTCTACCAATGTTGGGTTTTAATGAGCTCTTCATCACTAAGTCAACTTTCAAGCCAAGTAAGTCACTTAAATATTCTTCAAGTTCTATGAATTCAAATAATGAAGGCGTTTTCTTAAATGTCACTAATATATCGAGATCACTCCTTGCTTTTTGTTCTCCATGAATAAAAGAACCAAACACTTCCATAGACGAAACATTATATCTAAACTTAATTTCTGGCAGCTCTTCATTTAGTTTTGACATTATTTTTTGTAATTCATTCTTCATGTATTAAAAATAATAAAATATTTTAAAAATAGCAAATTTTATATATGTATTTAGCATGAATAACGGGCTGTTATAATTACTATTCAGGTACAAGCGCACAGAGTGTTAATTCCATACCGGAATATACATATTCAGGCTCAGGATCGGAACAAAGATTTATACAAAAAAGGCAAGTCTGGTGAAGTAAGATAAAAAAGACCTCAGAGGTTTTAAAAACCTCTGAGGTCTGATAATAATAAATTGTTTATTTTTTACTTGTCTTCTACCTGCTCCAGAGTTTTTACAAGAAAATCCCAGAATTTCTGAACAGTTGCTATGTTGACTTTTTCATCAGGAGAGTGGGGATATTTAATAGTCGGGCCGAAACTAATCATATCCGTGTCTGGATAAACAGCTCCGAGAAGCCCGCACTCAAGCCCTGCGTGAATAGCTTTAATCTCAGGAGTCTTCCCGAAATCATTTTTATAAATTTCCAATGCTTTTTTAAGTATCGGTGAATCCATGTTCGGTTTCCACCCTGGATATGCACCGCTGTGCTCTACTTTTGCGCCTGCAAGTTCATAGACACATCTGACTGCTGTACAAATATCTTCACGTGCCGTATCAACAGAACTTCTCTGAAGGCTCTGAAGTCTGATTTTTCCATTTTCAGATTTTACAGATGCAAGGCTTGTTGATGTTTCAACAAGGCCTTCAACAGAATCACTCATGCGGATTGCTCCGTTCGGTGTACTGTAAATAGCTTTGATAAGAGCATCCTGAGTTTTTTTATCAATGAGCTTTGAAGGCATGTCAGTTTCAGAAACTCCGAAAGATATGTTCGGCTCTGCGCCTCTGAGTTCATTTTTGATTATTTTATCGTATTCTACAGCAGCTTTCTCAAACTCGGCTTTTTTATCAGAAGGTACAGTTACAACAGCAAAACTTTCCCTTGGAATTGCGTTTCTTAAATTTCCGCCTTCAATTGAGGCAAGCCTTACGCCCAGGTCTTTTGAAACCTGATAAAGAAAGCGGTTCAAAACCTTAATTGCATTTCCTCTTCCTATATTAATATCAAGCCCTGAATGTCCGCCCTTCATGCCTGTTACCTTCACCTGATAGGCAGCTGCGCCTGCCGGAATATCATCTTCGGAAAATGTAAATTCCATATTTGTGTTTTCACCGCCTGCACAACCGATATAAAGTTCTCCTTCGTCCTCTGAATCAAGATTCATCAGAATGTCAGCATTGAGCACACCAGGTTTCAGGCCGAAAGCGCCTGTCATTCCTGTTTCCTCATCAATTGTAAATAATGCTTCTATTGGGCCATGCTTAATCTCTTTTGATTCAAGAACAGCCATTGCAGCAGCTACACCCATACCATTGTCAGCACCGAGAGTTGTATCTCTTGCTGTTACCCATTCGCCGTCAATGTATGCATCAATAGGATCTTTTTCAAAATCATGATCAACATTACTGTTTTTCTGGGGAACCATATCAAGATGCCCCTGAAGGCATATGGTTTTTTTGTTTTCCATTCCCGGAGCTGCCGGTTTTTTAATGATTACATTACCCACACTGTCAACTACGGTTTCAAGCCCCAGGCCCTCGCCGAATTTTTTCATAAACTCAATAACCTGTCCCTCTTTTTTTGAGGGGCGGGGAATTTGAGTTAAGCTGTAGAAATTTTTCCATACAGCTTCAGGTTTAAGTTTTAAAATTTCGTCACTCATTGTTTCCTCCGCTTTTAAATATTATTTAACTTTAAATTTATCTCCTGTTTTTTTAACTATTGTTCTGTACCATGCTTTCGGGTATCCCGGATGAGTAACATGGCCGTGTTCGTCTTTAACATTTCCGTCAAGATATTTATAGATCAGGTATTCACCGAGCTTTTTCCATCTTGCAACAGTTGCTTCTCCGGTTTTTACAGAGTAGTTTGTAAGATAATCTACGGCAAGTTTGGGAGACTGGTTGTAGAGCACAAGTGCAGCCTGATCAATAACAGGCTGGTTTGCAATGTAACTGCCTTCCAATTTACGCTGTACAACCTGAATGTCTTTAATCATATCTGTGTATCTTGAATATGCATAGTTGCTTACAAAATTGAAGACCCAGAATGCCGAGTCCCATGAAAATTCATCAAAATTACCGGTTCCTACTGCATAGGGTTTCGGTACTTTTGTAATTGAACAGTAGATTGGATTATAAACAGTACTGTACGTATCATCAACTCCGAACCAGAAAACTCCTCCAATAGCATCAGGCAGGAATGATCGTGACTGGGCTACAAAAGAGAATCCGGTCTGCTGAGTGGAAGTTGCTCTTTCATTAAAATATTTAACACTGTCAACTTCCCAGGTAAGGGGGCGCCATCTGTACGGGCACACATAGGGGCCTGCGCCGATATCTTTATTCATGTCAAATGGAGTTCCTTCAAAGTGGTCGCGCATGAGCTGCATTACGTCCCGTACGGACAGTTTCTTGTCCGGTTTTATCCACAGGGGAAGAGGTTTTGCATGAATGTCGCCTGATACATAATCTGTAGGAAATTTTATTGACGGTGCCGCTCTATGAAAAAATGCATACACTCTTGCTTCACAAAAGCGAAGCCCTCCGAATGTAGGCGGCGCATAAGTTTTTGCAAAACTAAAATCTTTGTCTTCGCCTTTAAAATAACCCATATCTCTTGCAAAAGAGATTACATCACTTGCATAAACAGTTGTAACTTTTTTATTGAAAATTTTATTTAAATTTTTTGAGGTAATGGAAGTTCTGCCGTCTGCAAGCGGAAACGTCTGTATGCGTGACTGATTGGCATGTGCACAGATATAACCGTCCGGAACTTTTCTTGCCACCCAGACAGCGCCTCTGTTTTTCGGCCCTTTGCCAATCATCTCCATGATCCATACTTCATTGGGGTCCGAAATGGAGAAGGATTCGCCTTCACTGTAATAACCGTATTTTTCAACGAGTTCCCCCATGACTTTTATAGCTTCTCTTGCAGTTTTTGACCTCTGCAGCGCTATGTACATCAGGCTGCCGTAATCAACAATTGCATTTTTATCTTCAAGTTCGCTTCTGCCGCCGTATGTTGTTTCTCCGATTGCAACCTGATGTTCGTTCATGTTGCCCACAACAGAATATGTGTGGAGGATTTCAGGAATCTGCCCGAGGTATTTGCCGGTATCCCATTCATAGATGTCCCGCATCTCTCCGCGCAGGTGATCAGCAGCAGGAATATAGTAGAGTTCTCCGTAAAGCTCATGTGAATCAGCAGCATACGTTATTATTACTGATCCGTCTTTGGTTGCTCCTTTTGAGATCAGAAAATTTGTACATGCAAATGATAGATTTGCAATTGATGCTATAGCTGTGACAGTTACGATTAAGAATTTTTTTTTCATATATTTGTTACCTCCGTCTGGGAAAAGGATTAATAATGAATTCTCAATATACAGAAATATTTTACAAAATGCCAGTTCTAAAAAGTAAGAACCTTATATCCGGATTTTTAATGGCTCTCCCATATATTTTACGTCAGCAACAAAGCTGTCAAGAGTATAGGATACTTTATATTGATCACTGAACCTTTATTCCGTCATAAGTAGCCATTATAAAAAATTTCTGCATTGATTTGTCCTTTTTTAAATAAATAATACCGGCCGATAGAGGCGCATTATCGGCCGGCATTTGAAAATTGTAACCATCAGGTTACAATGAGCTGTCCCAATCAGGCAGCCGTCCCGGTGTCCAGGGGCTGCCGATTTTATTCATCTCATTTTCTATGTCTTTTGTGTCAACATCAATCATCTGCTTGAGCTGTTTGTAGATATCAGAGAATTCATTCTTAATAATAGAATATGCATCTTTTTCGGTTTGTGTTATATCAGATGTTGAGCCGTAGTGGGTGTAAGCAAGTACCCACAATCTGCTTGAGATGGATACAGGCGGGTTTTCACTGTGTTTTGAAATTATTTTGTCGCCTGTAAGTTTAATCATAAGCAATTTCAGCTTTGCATCAAGGTTTCCTGCCTTATCCATAAGGGCATGGCCTGTTCCCGGAGTCGCAAGAAGCGCCTGCCTTATATAGGCAATTCGTTTCTGCAGATCCTGAGCTGCTCTTATGGATCCCTGTACAACTCTGTAAAGATTCGATGCCTTGTCCTGAAATTCCGCAAGAGCTTTTCTGGCTTCTGCAGGAAGTGTTGTATTGTCAAGCGGTACAACTTTAAAAGAGACCGGGCCTGCAAGATGTGTTGTTTTGCCCCGTACTACTTCATCAATTGCCACTTGATATTTACCGGGAGGCACAAGATAGCCTTTTCTGCCCTTTGCAAGAGGATCAAATTTATTGTCCTTTAAACTAACCGGTTCGGGCGATGCTGTTCTCAGGTTCCATGTTAACCGTTTAATACCCTTTCCCGGACTGGCAGTTAAAGTGTTTATTATTTTTCCGCCGTTGTCTGTAATTATAAATTTAAGATACGGTGATATTTCATTATCCTCTGCTCTCAGTTCTTCCCATGAAGGATATGGAATCGATTTCTTTTCTTTTAAAAGTTTTTTCTCTTTTTCTTTTCGTATCTGTTTTAAAGTTTTAGGAGATGTTTTAAGATAATAAGTGAACGTAGCGCCAAAGGGAGGGTTTTTAGCTGAATATAAGTCAGACCCCTGCCCGTATTTGCCTCTCTTCTGAACATAGAGGAGAGCATCTTTAACAGGGAATATGCGGCATTCTTCCGCTTTGATATTTTTTGAGAATATCCGCAGTGGAGTATAATCATCAAGAATATAAAATCCTCTGCCGAATGTAGCAAGTACAATGTCGTTTTCCCTCTGCTGGATTGCAATGTCTCTTACTGCGATTGCAGGAAGGCCGGATTTTATCCTGATCCAGTTTTTTCCCTCATCATTGGAAAAATAAAATCCGAATTCTGTCCCCACAAACAGGAGATTCGGATTAACATGGTCTTGAGCTATTGTGTGTACAGTTCCGTTTACAGGAAGATTTGATGCTATGGATTTCCAGGTTTTCCCCATGTCTTTACTTTTAAATATGTAAGGTTTGAAATCGTCGCGTTTTCTGTTGTCAAAAGATGCATATACAATGTCGGCATCAAAATTTGAGGGGCAGATGTCGCTTACGTAGGTCATTTCAGGGACACCTGAAATTTTGTCTATTCTGTTCCAGGTTTTTCCGCAATCTTTAGTTATCCTTATAAGCCCGTCGTCGGTTCCGGCAAATAGAAGATTTTCCCGTACAGGAGATTCTGCCATAGATACAATTGTTCCGTAGAGAGATGTAGAGGCATTTTTTGCAACAGCATCCACGCTCCAGACCCGGCCCATGACAGGGAGCTTGTTTCTGTCTATCTGCCTGGTAAGGTCAGGACTGATTACTTCCCAGCTATTACCTCTGTCGTCGCTTTTGAATACTTTGTTTGCTGCACAAAAAATACGGCTGTTTTTAAAATGACTTACAAAAAGAGGTGTATTCCAGTTCCATCTGTATGAGTATTCTCCTTCACGGGGCTGAGGCTGGATATCAATAGCTTCCCCGCTTTTTCTGTCATATCTTACCATACCTCCGTATTGGGATTCAGAATAGACAATGTCCGGATTATCAGGGTCAATTGCAGACCAGAATCCGTCACCGCCGCATGTAACAAACCAGTCCGAATTAAAAATACCTGAAGAGCAGATCGTCCTTGACGGCCCGCCCATAGAGTTGTTGTCCTGAGTTCCCCCGTATACGTAGTAGAATGGCAGAGAGTTGTCAACAGCAACACGGTAGAATTGAATTACAGGAAGATTCTGTTTATGCTGCCAGGTTTTACCGCTGTCATAAGTTTCGTAAACTCCGCCGTCTCCGCCAATCAAAAGATGAGAAGTATCTTCAGGATCAATCCACAAAGCGTGATCATCGACGTGTCTTTTATTGTTGCCAAGGGATTTGAACGTCCTGCCTCCGTCTTCTGTTACTTTTGCAATAGTATCCATTGAATAAACTTTATCAACATCAGCGGGATCGCAGAAAATTTCATTGTAATATTGAGGGCTTGTAGTAACCTGAGAGCTCATTTTTGTCCACGTCTCTCCGCGGTCAACAGAGCGGAAAAATCCGCCCTTTTTGTCAGCAGCTTCAATTATTGCGTAAATATAATCGGGATTTACAGGAGATATTGCCAGGCCGATGGCCCCTTTATCGCAGGAAGGCAATCCCGTTTTTATTTTTCTCCAGGTTTTTCCTCCGTCAGTGGTTTTGTAAACAGCAGTTTCCGGCCCTCCGTCAATTTTTGTAAAAACATGGCGCCGCCTCTGATGGGATGCAGCAATTATTACATCAGGATTTCTCGGATCCATAACCATATCGGAAACGCCGGTATTTTCGCTGATTGTAAGAACGGCTTTCCAGGTTTTTCCTCCGTTGGTTGTCTTAAAAAGGCCTCTGTCTCCTCCGGGTCCCCATACGGATCCTTCCGCAGCTACATAAACAATGTCAGAATTACGGGGATCAATTAGAATTTTTCCTATCTGCCTGGAATTTTTCAGCCCCATGTTCTTCCAGGATTTAC includes these proteins:
- a CDS encoding C69 family dipeptidase, with translation MKKKFLIVTVTAIASIANLSFACTNFLISKGATKDGSVIITYAADSHELYGELYYIPAADHLRGEMRDIYEWDTGKYLGQIPEILHTYSVVGNMNEHQVAIGETTYGGRSELEDKNAIVDYGSLMYIALQRSKTAREAIKVMGELVEKYGYYSEGESFSISDPNEVWIMEMIGKGPKNRGAVWVARKVPDGYICAHANQSRIQTFPLADGRTSITSKNLNKIFNKKVTTVYASDVISFARDMGYFKGEDKDFSFAKTYAPPTFGGLRFCEARVYAFFHRAAPSIKFPTDYVSGDIHAKPLPLWIKPDKKLSVRDVMQLMRDHFEGTPFDMNKDIGAGPYVCPYRWRPLTWEVDSVKYFNERATSTQQTGFSFVAQSRSFLPDAIGGVFWFGVDDTYSTVYNPIYCSITKVPKPYAVGTGNFDEFSWDSAFWVFNFVSNYAYSRYTDMIKDIQVVQRKLEGSYIANQPVIDQAALVLYNQSPKLAVDYLTNYSVKTGEATVARWKKLGEYLIYKYLDGNVKDEHGHVTHPGYPKAWYRTIVKKTGDKFKVK
- a CDS encoding alpha-L-fucosidase, yielding MKLYEKVLLNILLVSAVLFISGCRNKEVTKDVRMEKWRDARFGMFIHWGLYSIPAGEWKGETGYAEWIRNSAHIPIDVYDKFTGEFNPVKFNAEHWVKMAKDAGMKYIVITTKHHDGFCLFDSKYTDFDIMPTPFKRDIMKEMAEACKKQGIKICWYYSIMDWHNPDYLPRRGWEKDRNSQGANFDRYVKYMKNQLKELLTNYGPIEVLWFDGEWEETWNRQRGRNLLKFVRKIDPDIIVNNRVGAGRTGMTDSGKNEELTGDFGTPEQHIPDTGLPGVDWETCMTMNDHWGYNKHDKNWKSAQDLIRKLADIASKGGNFLLNVGPKSDGTFPDEAKIRLKKIGEWMRVNGESIYGTKASPFKKLKWGRCTQKHIGNNARLYLHIFLWPGNRKLVLNGIYNKPLKAYLLSDSSRTLSVEQKGSQIIIILPAGPVDPINTVVVLDIEGLPDIDNPPEIVSDFDIFTDSLRVSLYTGRKNISIRYTVNGKEPCIESSEYKAPFYISRTTSV
- a CDS encoding nucleotidyltransferase family protein, which translates into the protein MKNELQKIMSKLNEELPEIKFRYNVSSMEVFGSFIHGEQKARSDLDILVTFKKTPSLFEFIELEEYLSDLLGLKVDLVMKSSLKPNIGRKILSEALPVS
- a CDS encoding DUF86 domain-containing protein, producing MKNKDRIIVDYLNDILISITDIRLFLNNMDYKTFREDKKTQYATIRALEIIGESAKKIPKDIRNNYSWIPWRLIAGMRDKLIHDYFGVDMEVVWKTATEEIMKLEEDIKNLVSDYSK
- a CDS encoding aminoacyl-histidine dipeptidase codes for the protein MSDEILKLKPEAVWKNFYSLTQIPRPSKKEGQVIEFMKKFGEGLGLETVVDSVGNVIIKKPAAPGMENKKTICLQGHLDMVPQKNSNVDHDFEKDPIDAYIDGEWVTARDTTLGADNGMGVAAAMAVLESKEIKHGPIEALFTIDEETGMTGAFGLKPGVLNADILMNLDSEDEGELYIGCAGGENTNMEFTFSEDDIPAGAAAYQVKVTGMKGGHSGLDINIGRGNAIKVLNRFLYQVSKDLGVRLASIEGGNLRNAIPRESFAVVTVPSDKKAEFEKAAVEYDKIIKNELRGAEPNISFGVSETDMPSKLIDKKTQDALIKAIYSTPNGAIRMSDSVEGLVETSTSLASVKSENGKIRLQSLQRSSVDTAREDICTAVRCVYELAGAKVEHSGAYPGWKPNMDSPILKKALEIYKNDFGKTPEIKAIHAGLECGLLGAVYPDTDMISFGPTIKYPHSPDEKVNIATVQKFWDFLVKTLEQVEDK
- a CDS encoding glycosyl hydrolase encodes the protein MKKRLFITAVLLIYAVSLFGAKKEVKSVFKASDFSGLKFRSIGPAFTSGRISDFAVNPKNNSEYYVAVASGNIWKTVNRGITWKPIFDKYEAYSIGCIAMDPNNHNVVWAGTGENNSQRALGYGNGVYKTVDGGKSWKNMGLKNSRQIGKILIDPRNSDIVYVAAEGSVWGPGGDRGLFKTTNGGKTWKAVLTISENTGVSDMVMDPRNPDVIIAASHQRRRHVFTKIDGGPETAVYKTTDGGKTWRKIKTGLPSCDKGAIGLAISPVNPDYIYAIIEAADKKGGFFRSVDRGETWTKMSSQVTTSPQYYNEIFCDPADVDKVYSMDTIAKVTEDGGRTFKSLGNNKRHVDDHALWIDPEDTSHLLIGGDGGVYETYDSGKTWQHKQNLPVIQFYRVAVDNSLPFYYVYGGTQDNNSMGGPSRTICSSGIFNSDWFVTCGGDGFWSAIDPDNPDIVYSESQYGGMVRYDRKSGEAIDIQPQPREGEYSYRWNWNTPLFVSHFKNSRIFCAANKVFKSDDRGNSWEVISPDLTRQIDRNKLPVMGRVWSVDAVAKNASTSLYGTIVSMAESPVRENLLFAGTDDGLIRITKDCGKTWNRIDKISGVPEMTYVSDICPSNFDADIVYASFDNRKRDDFKPYIFKSKDMGKTWKSIASNLPVNGTVHTIAQDHVNPNLLFVGTEFGFYFSNDEGKNWIRIKSGLPAIAVRDIAIQQRENDIVLATFGRGFYILDDYTPLRIFSKNIKAEECRIFPVKDALLYVQKRGKYGQGSDLYSAKNPPFGATFTYYLKTSPKTLKQIRKEKEKKLLKEKKSIPYPSWEELRAEDNEISPYLKFIITDNGGKIINTLTASPGKGIKRLTWNLRTASPEPVSLKDNKFDPLAKGRKGYLVPPGKYQVAIDEVVRGKTTHLAGPVSFKVVPLDNTTLPAEARKALAEFQDKASNLYRVVQGSIRAAQDLQKRIAYIRQALLATPGTGHALMDKAGNLDAKLKLLMIKLTGDKIISKHSENPPVSISSRLWVLAYTHYGSTSDITQTEKDAYSIIKNEFSDIYKQLKQMIDVDTKDIENEMNKIGSPWTPGRLPDWDSSL